A region from the Phycisphaerales bacterium genome encodes:
- a CDS encoding transposase produces the protein MPLPCRTPNLNAHVERLFQSVQAECLDHFVIFGTRHLDYMLREYVDHYNRDRPHSSLEFAAPMDRRRPTRAGPVGRLEVRCRSRLGGVIKHYYRKAA, from the coding sequence ATGCCGCTGCCGTGCCGAACGCCGAACCTCAACGCGCATGTTGAACGGCTGTTCCAGAGCGTCCAGGCCGAATGTCTTGATCACTTTGTGATCTTCGGCACGCGGCATCTGGACTACATGCTCCGCGAGTACGTCGACCACTACAACCGTGACCGGCCGCACTCGTCGCTGGAGTTTGCGGCGCCGATGGATCGGAGGCGGCCGACCCGTGCCGGGCCGGTTGGTCGCCTTGAGGTCCGCTGCCGATCAAGACTAGGTGGCGTGATCAAGCATTACTACCGAAAGGCCGCGTGA
- the asnB gene encoding asparagine synthase (glutamine-hydrolyzing), with the protein MCGLVGILCAHGHRSQATRGDVVRMRDALAHRGPDDAGVLVWPDAATDSADSPSILLAHRRLSVIDPGSGGHQPMTRGHSALVYNGELYNDAELRKDHLAAFPGTRFETTCDTETILHMCLARGGRDWRVGEVPRLLRGMHALCYVDMAARKALLSRDPLGIKPLYYCISPDQRELAFASEAHALFEHPAISPTPDMLGVAAYLVTIRTTLGHRTMFEGVRTLEPGESIEVDFSGPRLRLSRRITPIERCHLERPVEECRAVVEDSVRRHLRSDVPVCCLLSGGLDSTILTSVSRETFAENAVLRTYVAGAAGGDDLDVSTRVARALGTHHATAVVTREMFVERWRWLVEGAGVPLSTPNEVAIYEVARRLREDGVVVALSGEGADELFAGYHLLMEAVESESGGARADRFDGGMAMLRAASWLPASMLGEVLSERALREAESGRGLMEWYRGRWEELSQREASPLQVALRMLRRINLEGLLTRLDSSMMRAGVEGRTPLADARVAAFAESLLMGDKYDGGVEGAAGTKVVLRRAFADRVPVEVLTRAKASFPLPFQEWMVGAGLEDVFAGSPAREWFTEAAWEALTAPDAARRSIAAWPVANVAMWAGRWWG; encoded by the coding sequence ATGTGCGGCCTGGTCGGCATCCTCTGTGCCCATGGGCATCGCTCCCAAGCCACGCGGGGCGATGTGGTCCGCATGCGCGACGCCCTCGCCCATCGCGGGCCCGACGACGCCGGCGTGCTGGTGTGGCCGGACGCCGCCACCGATTCAGCCGACTCGCCCAGCATCCTGCTCGCCCACCGCCGCCTGAGCGTCATCGACCCAGGCTCCGGCGGGCACCAGCCGATGACACGCGGGCATTCCGCACTCGTCTACAACGGCGAACTCTACAACGACGCCGAACTCCGCAAGGACCACCTCGCCGCCTTCCCCGGCACCCGATTCGAAACAACATGCGACACCGAAACCATATTACATATGTGCCTCGCCCGCGGCGGCCGCGACTGGCGCGTCGGCGAGGTCCCAAGACTCCTCCGCGGCATGCACGCGCTCTGCTACGTGGACATGGCCGCCCGAAAGGCCCTCCTCTCCCGCGATCCGCTCGGCATCAAGCCGCTGTACTACTGCATCTCGCCCGACCAGCGCGAACTCGCTTTCGCCAGCGAGGCCCACGCCCTCTTCGAGCATCCGGCGATCTCGCCCACGCCCGACATGCTGGGCGTGGCGGCGTATCTGGTCACCATCCGCACCACGCTGGGGCACCGGACGATGTTCGAGGGCGTGCGCACGCTCGAGCCGGGCGAGTCGATCGAGGTGGATTTCTCGGGGCCTCGCCTGCGGCTGTCTCGGCGGATCACGCCGATCGAGCGGTGCCACTTGGAACGCCCGGTGGAGGAATGCCGTGCGGTGGTGGAGGATTCGGTGCGGCGGCATTTGCGGTCGGATGTGCCGGTATGTTGTTTGCTCAGTGGTGGATTGGATAGCACGATTCTTACGAGTGTTTCACGTGAAACGTTTGCCGAGAATGCCGTGTTACGAACATATGTGGCCGGGGCGGCGGGCGGGGATGATCTTGATGTATCGACACGTGTTGCGCGCGCGCTCGGGACACATCATGCGACGGCGGTGGTGACTCGGGAGATGTTTGTGGAGCGGTGGCGATGGCTAGTGGAGGGGGCGGGGGTGCCGTTGTCCACGCCGAATGAGGTGGCGATCTATGAGGTGGCGCGGCGGCTGCGCGAGGACGGCGTGGTGGTGGCGCTCTCGGGGGAGGGGGCGGACGAGTTGTTCGCGGGGTATCACCTGCTGATGGAGGCGGTCGAGAGCGAGAGCGGCGGGGCGAGGGCGGACCGGTTTGACGGGGGGATGGCGATGCTGCGAGCGGCGTCGTGGCTGCCGGCGTCGATGCTGGGGGAGGTGCTGAGCGAGCGGGCGCTGCGGGAGGCGGAGTCGGGGCGCGGGCTCATGGAGTGGTATCGCGGGCGGTGGGAGGAGTTGTCGCAGCGCGAGGCGAGTCCGTTGCAGGTGGCGCTGCGGATGTTGCGGCGGATCAACCTGGAGGGGCTGCTCACGCGGCTGGATTCATCGATGATGCGGGCGGGCGTGGAGGGGCGAACGCCGCTGGCGGATGCGCGGGTGGCGGCGTTTGCGGAGTCGCTGTTGATGGGGGACAAGTATGACGGCGGGGTGGAGGGGGCGGCGGGGACGAAGGTGGTGCTGCGGCGGGCGTTTGCGGATCGCGTGCCGGTCGAGGTGCTGACGCGGGCGAAGGCGAGTTTTCCGCTGCCGTTCCAGGAGTGGATGGTGGGGGCGGGGCTGGAGGATGTGTTCGCGGGAAGCCCGGCGCGGGAGTGGTTTACTGAGGCCGCGTGGGAGGCGTTGACGGCGCCGGATGCGGCGCGGCGGTCGATCGCGGCGTGGCCTGTGGCGAATGTGGCGATGTGGGCGGGGAGGTGGTGGGGGTAG
- a CDS encoding FRG domain-containing protein: MANIMSTDTKPNNAVERLDLDTAEEFLNHIRTSSTYWTPYGSHRCPWLFRGQSNVDDPLIPTLWRYLSNSSTATEWRGSSAPKLARRWKDLRERIVLKRSVASRSQHLPDDVRERFKDVMALIQIERDSVREFVDQADSIGIPLEQWPASHRIEIAPLNIEMGWKVGHFLSMKDPIPAGQQITWAFARHHAIDCRLLDWTRSATFASFFAARKVEDPSPVGSDRRICVWALRRQRYWVDKYGGELQYVTPARARTSFLFAQEGVLIFDPFVFLEYLNSGNWVPLDVTINEAISIQDTDPPLENPFMRCLTLPASQAHALRLALMAEGVSDAKLMPTLDNAAATAKWIAEHGE; the protein is encoded by the coding sequence ATGGCCAACATTATGAGTACAGACACGAAGCCAAACAACGCTGTGGAACGACTTGATCTCGACACGGCTGAGGAATTTCTCAATCACATTCGCACAAGCAGCACATATTGGACTCCATACGGCTCGCATCGATGCCCATGGCTGTTTCGCGGCCAGTCCAATGTTGACGACCCGCTGATACCAACACTGTGGCGATATCTCTCGAATAGTTCAACAGCAACTGAGTGGAGAGGAAGTAGTGCTCCTAAACTTGCTCGCAGATGGAAGGATTTGAGAGAGAGAATCGTCCTCAAAAGATCCGTTGCCTCACGTTCGCAACACCTCCCTGATGATGTGCGTGAACGTTTCAAAGATGTCATGGCATTAATACAAATCGAACGAGATTCGGTCCGTGAGTTTGTTGATCAGGCCGATTCGATTGGAATTCCATTGGAGCAGTGGCCTGCCAGTCACCGCATTGAAATCGCTCCTCTCAATATCGAAATGGGATGGAAAGTTGGACACTTTCTCTCGATGAAGGATCCCATACCCGCCGGCCAGCAGATCACATGGGCATTCGCACGTCATCATGCCATTGATTGCCGCCTACTTGATTGGACACGAAGCGCAACATTTGCGTCATTCTTCGCTGCTCGAAAAGTTGAAGACCCAAGTCCTGTCGGATCCGATCGACGTATCTGTGTGTGGGCACTCCGACGCCAGCGATACTGGGTTGACAAATACGGTGGCGAACTCCAATATGTCACGCCCGCACGAGCGCGAACGAGCTTCCTGTTTGCGCAAGAAGGGGTACTGATATTTGATCCTTTTGTGTTCTTGGAGTACCTGAACTCCGGAAACTGGGTACCGCTAGACGTGACAATTAATGAGGCGATTTCAATTCAGGATACAGACCCGCCATTGGAAAACCCGTTCATGCGATGCCTGACGCTACCTGCATCTCAAGCACACGCCTTGCGGCTGGCTCTCATGGCCGAGGGGGTGTCTGATGCGAAACTGATGCCCACACTCGACAACGCTGCTGCAACTGCTAAGTGGATAGCCGAACACGGAGAGTGA
- a CDS encoding fatty acid desaturase has product MSSQGTAIPDIVDILTDINAPAPKPATPTEHPADPTPSWSLKLVNGTVVVIPFLGLVAAAILLWGVAFDWIHLALFVGMYLLTGLGITVGFHRLFTHRSFKTYKVVSATLAILGSMAFEGPLLRWVATHRRHHQVSDKHGDPHSPHTHGDGLWPSIKGAFHSHMGWLFDHEVFTADTLGKSTDAKDPWKYVKDLYNDPVSRVVSKTFLLWAMLGLAIPALIGGLATMSWMGALLGFIWGGLVRVFFVHHVTWSINSVCHLWGSRPFRSHDESRNNPLFGVLGFGEGWHNNHHAFPASARHGLRWWEFDASYLIIKAMRALHLVYDIKVPSKERIAAQRADARPPATQPPSHPAA; this is encoded by the coding sequence ATGTCGAGTCAAGGCACCGCTATCCCAGACATCGTTGACATCCTCACCGACATCAACGCCCCGGCTCCAAAGCCCGCCACCCCAACAGAACACCCCGCAGACCCAACCCCGAGTTGGTCTCTCAAACTCGTCAACGGCACCGTCGTCGTCATCCCCTTCCTGGGCCTTGTCGCCGCCGCCATCCTCCTCTGGGGCGTCGCCTTCGACTGGATCCATCTCGCCCTCTTCGTCGGCATGTACCTCCTCACAGGACTCGGCATCACCGTCGGCTTCCATCGCCTCTTCACCCACCGAAGTTTCAAAACCTACAAGGTTGTCTCCGCAACCCTCGCCATCCTCGGATCCATGGCCTTCGAAGGCCCGCTCCTCCGCTGGGTCGCCACCCACCGCCGCCACCACCAGGTCAGCGACAAACACGGCGACCCCCACTCCCCACACACCCATGGCGATGGACTCTGGCCCTCCATCAAAGGAGCCTTCCACTCCCACATGGGATGGCTCTTCGACCACGAGGTCTTCACCGCAGACACCCTTGGCAAATCCACCGACGCCAAGGACCCCTGGAAATACGTCAAAGACCTCTACAACGACCCCGTCAGCAGGGTCGTCAGCAAAACCTTCCTCCTCTGGGCCATGCTCGGCCTCGCCATCCCCGCCCTCATCGGTGGCCTCGCCACCATGTCCTGGATGGGCGCACTCCTCGGCTTCATCTGGGGCGGCCTCGTCCGAGTCTTCTTCGTCCACCACGTCACCTGGAGCATCAACTCCGTCTGCCACCTCTGGGGCTCCAGACCCTTCCGCAGCCACGACGAAAGCCGAAACAACCCCCTCTTCGGCGTCCTCGGCTTCGGCGAAGGCTGGCACAACAACCACCACGCCTTCCCAGCCTCCGCACGCCACGGCCTCCGCTGGTGGGAGTTCGACGCGTCCTACCTCATCATCAAAGCCATGCGCGCCCTCCACCTCGTCTACGACATCAAGGTCCCCTCGAAAGAACGCATCGCCGCCCAACGAGCCGACGCCCGCCCCCCTGCGACACAACCACCGTCACACCCCGCGGCCTGA
- a CDS encoding RNA-binding protein: MKIYVGNLSFQTTESELSAAFSAHGEVQSASLVMDRDTGRPRGFGFVEMNDADARKAIESLNGTDLGGRTITVNEAKPREDRGSGRGGFGGGGGGGRGGFGGGGRGGDRGGDRRW, from the coding sequence ATGAAGATCTATGTTGGTAATCTCTCCTTCCAGACCACCGAATCAGAACTCAGCGCCGCCTTCTCCGCCCACGGCGAAGTCCAGTCGGCAAGCCTCGTCATGGATCGCGACACCGGTCGCCCCCGTGGCTTCGGCTTCGTCGAAATGAACGACGCCGATGCCCGAAAGGCCATCGAGTCGCTCAACGGCACCGACCTCGGCGGCCGAACCATCACCGTCAATGAGGCCAAGCCCCGCGAAGATCGCGGCAGCGGCCGTGGCGGCTTCGGTGGCGGCGGCGGCGGTGGCCGCGGCGGATTCGGTGGCGGCGGTCGCGGTGGCGATCGCGGCGGCGACCGGCGCTGGTAA
- the rpsD gene encoding 30S ribosomal protein S4, whose protein sequence is MARYTGPKLKLSRRVNAPIADIPKHTTKRDLTFPGMHGYRGRRLRDYGIRQNEKQKLKFHYSVLEKQFRRYIAEATRRPGNTGDVLLSLLERRLDNAVRRAGLARTIWQARQMVVHGNVFVNGRKTDRPSFMVRVGDTITLRAKAQKIGKDSMESLPGFEVPGWLELNPSEMTLKVVAIPSTDQIPFDVNTNLIIEFYR, encoded by the coding sequence ATGGCACGTTACACGGGTCCCAAGCTCAAACTGTCTCGCCGCGTCAATGCTCCGATCGCGGACATTCCGAAGCACACGACGAAGCGTGACCTGACGTTCCCCGGGATGCACGGGTATCGCGGGCGTCGTCTGCGAGACTACGGCATCCGTCAGAACGAGAAGCAGAAACTCAAGTTCCACTACTCGGTGCTGGAGAAGCAGTTCCGTCGGTACATTGCGGAGGCGACGCGTCGCCCCGGGAACACGGGCGACGTGTTGTTGTCGCTGCTCGAGCGTCGTCTGGACAATGCGGTGCGTCGCGCGGGGCTGGCGCGGACGATCTGGCAGGCTCGCCAGATGGTGGTGCACGGGAACGTGTTCGTGAATGGTCGAAAGACGGACCGCCCGAGTTTCATGGTTCGGGTGGGCGACACGATCACGCTGAGGGCCAAGGCACAGAAGATCGGGAAGGACTCGATGGAGTCGCTCCCGGGGTTTGAGGTGCCTGGGTGGCTCGAGTTGAATCCTTCGGAGATGACGCTGAAGGTCGTGGCGATCCCGTCGACGGACCAGATTCCGTTTGACGTGAACACGAACCTGATCATCGAGTTCTATCGCTAA
- a CDS encoding RimK family protein — MSVLIVMDNPKDWPLNIEGVEVVSARQYLAEAGYSQRKGAKVFNLCKSYRYQSLGYYVSLLAAARGHKPLPDISTIQDLKIYELIRFAGEDASEQIQQALKNVNADSFVLNIYFGQCTQSQYARLGLMLFNQFPAPFLQAQFGKEKPPASMAEKADPNKSDSSKLSPKPVWVLETLRPIAASEIPTDDFLFVLNAATHYFNRPHRRRRQVESRYDLAILHEPGEATSPTDAKGMKKFVKAAESMGFDVELITRDDYGRLAEFDALFIRATTSVNHYTFRFAKRAVSEGLVVIDDPESIIKCGNKVYLAELLSHARIATPTTLVLHKGNWESAPTILGLPLVLKQPDSSFSLGVVKVRTQEEYAAEAERLFKVSDLLVAQAFMPTDYDWRVGVLDREPLYCCKYFMAKNHWQIRDKTKQGDAALGNFETWPLAACPPDILKTAVRVANLVGDGLYGVDLKEINGKAHVIEINDNPNIDGGIEDEILGDELYLRVMRVFLKRLESRGR; from the coding sequence ATGTCGGTCCTCATCGTGATGGACAACCCGAAGGACTGGCCGCTCAACATCGAGGGCGTGGAGGTGGTGTCGGCGCGGCAGTATCTGGCCGAGGCGGGGTACTCGCAGCGCAAGGGCGCGAAGGTCTTCAACCTCTGCAAGAGTTATCGATACCAGAGTTTGGGGTACTACGTGTCGCTGCTGGCGGCGGCGCGGGGGCACAAGCCGTTGCCCGACATCTCGACGATCCAAGATCTCAAGATCTATGAGTTGATCCGGTTCGCGGGCGAGGATGCGAGCGAGCAGATCCAGCAGGCGCTCAAGAACGTGAACGCGGACTCGTTCGTGCTGAATATTTACTTTGGGCAGTGCACGCAGAGCCAATATGCTCGGCTGGGGCTGATGCTGTTCAACCAGTTCCCGGCGCCGTTCCTGCAGGCGCAGTTCGGGAAGGAGAAGCCGCCGGCGTCGATGGCCGAGAAGGCCGATCCGAACAAGTCGGACTCGTCGAAGTTGTCGCCCAAGCCGGTGTGGGTGCTGGAGACGCTGCGTCCGATTGCGGCGAGCGAGATCCCGACGGATGATTTTCTGTTTGTGCTGAACGCGGCGACGCACTATTTCAACAGGCCGCATCGGCGACGTCGGCAGGTGGAGTCGCGGTATGACCTTGCGATTCTGCACGAGCCTGGCGAGGCGACCTCGCCGACCGACGCGAAGGGGATGAAGAAGTTCGTGAAGGCGGCGGAGTCGATGGGGTTCGACGTGGAACTGATCACGCGCGACGACTATGGACGCCTGGCGGAGTTCGACGCGCTCTTCATCCGGGCGACGACGAGCGTGAACCACTACACGTTCCGGTTCGCGAAGCGGGCGGTGTCGGAAGGGCTGGTGGTGATCGACGATCCCGAGTCGATCATCAAGTGCGGGAACAAGGTGTATCTGGCGGAGTTGTTGTCGCACGCGCGGATCGCGACGCCGACGACGCTGGTGTTGCACAAGGGCAACTGGGAGAGCGCGCCGACGATCCTGGGGTTGCCGCTGGTCTTGAAGCAGCCGGACAGTTCGTTCTCGCTGGGGGTGGTGAAGGTTCGGACGCAGGAGGAGTATGCGGCCGAAGCGGAGCGATTGTTCAAGGTGAGCGACCTGCTGGTGGCGCAGGCGTTCATGCCGACGGACTACGACTGGCGCGTGGGGGTGCTGGATCGCGAGCCTTTGTACTGCTGCAAGTACTTCATGGCGAAGAACCACTGGCAGATCCGCGACAAGACGAAGCAGGGGGACGCGGCACTGGGGAACTTTGAGACGTGGCCATTGGCGGCGTGCCCGCCGGACATTCTGAAGACGGCGGTGCGTGTGGCGAATCTCGTCGGGGACGGGTTGTATGGCGTGGACCTGAAGGAGATCAACGGGAAGGCTCACGTCATCGAGATCAACGACAACCCGAATATCGATGGCGGGATTGAGGACGAGATCCTGGGTGACGAGTTGTATCTGCGGGTGATGCGGGTGTTTTTGAAGCGGCTCGAGAGCCGGGGGCGATAG
- a CDS encoding glutamate--cysteine ligase, with amino-acid sequence MARKPLHLFEAYGIELEYMVVDRETLAVRPIVDELLREAMALPGARIDEEDEEDPSWPGTVEFDDVSWSNELVLHVLEFKTTTPVGSLTGADVPFASHVRRANEMLARHGAMLMPTGMHPTMDPYREMRLWPHGYSDVYEAFNAIFDCRGHGWANLQSAHLNLPFGSWEKDEDEFGRLHAAVRAVLPIMAALSASTPIMDGRVTGMLDNRLEVYRTNSRRIPQAAGLVIPEAVYTKGEYEQRIFERIYAAMAPLDPKGVLRNEFANARGAIARFVRNSIEVRVLDVQECPRADAAVIALNCGAVRMLCDVSGEDSRRLRALAVHSMHTILLDVIRAGERAVVDDGEYLGVLGYPGTRCTAQELWQHLRERMANVVDLTPHAQTVDILLSKGPLSRRIARALGLSLDRGMAAPMDRARIDEVYRALARCLQQNEMFQPD; translated from the coding sequence ATGGCGCGGAAGCCGCTCCATCTGTTTGAGGCGTACGGGATCGAGCTTGAGTACATGGTCGTGGACCGCGAGACGCTCGCGGTGCGTCCGATCGTGGACGAGTTGCTGCGCGAGGCGATGGCGCTTCCCGGGGCGCGGATCGATGAGGAGGACGAGGAGGATCCGTCGTGGCCCGGGACTGTTGAGTTCGACGACGTGTCGTGGTCGAACGAACTGGTGCTGCACGTGCTGGAGTTCAAGACGACGACTCCGGTGGGGTCTCTCACGGGGGCCGACGTGCCTTTTGCCTCGCACGTGAGGCGGGCGAACGAGATGCTGGCGCGGCATGGGGCGATGCTGATGCCGACGGGGATGCATCCGACGATGGACCCGTATCGCGAGATGCGGCTGTGGCCCCACGGGTATTCGGATGTGTATGAGGCGTTCAACGCGATCTTTGACTGCCGGGGGCACGGGTGGGCGAACCTGCAGTCGGCGCATCTGAACCTGCCGTTTGGTTCGTGGGAGAAGGATGAGGACGAGTTCGGGAGGTTGCATGCCGCAGTCCGGGCGGTGCTGCCGATCATGGCGGCGCTCTCCGCATCGACGCCGATCATGGATGGGCGCGTGACGGGGATGCTCGACAATCGGCTCGAGGTGTACCGGACGAACAGCCGTCGGATCCCGCAGGCGGCGGGGCTGGTGATCCCGGAGGCGGTGTATACGAAGGGGGAGTATGAGCAGCGGATCTTTGAGAGGATCTATGCCGCGATGGCGCCATTGGACCCGAAGGGCGTGCTGCGAAACGAGTTCGCGAACGCGCGCGGGGCGATCGCGCGGTTCGTGCGGAACTCGATCGAGGTGCGTGTGCTGGATGTGCAGGAGTGCCCCAGGGCGGACGCGGCGGTGATCGCACTGAACTGTGGCGCGGTGCGGATGCTGTGCGACGTGTCGGGCGAGGATTCGCGGCGGCTGCGGGCGCTGGCGGTGCACTCGATGCACACGATCCTCTTGGATGTGATCCGGGCGGGAGAGCGGGCGGTCGTGGACGACGGAGAGTATCTCGGTGTTTTGGGATATCCCGGGACCCGATGCACGGCCCAGGAGTTGTGGCAGCACCTTCGAGAGCGGATGGCGAACGTTGTGGATCTCACTCCGCACGCGCAAACGGTCGATATTCTGTTGTCGAAGGGGCCGCTCTCGCGACGGATCGCGCGGGCGTTGGGGTTGTCCCTGGATCGAGGCATGGCGGCGCCGATGGACCGGGCGAGGATCGATGAGGTCTATCGGGCGCTGGCCCGATGTCTGCAGCAGAACGAGATGTTCCAGCCCGACTGA